The following are encoded together in the Triticum dicoccoides isolate Atlit2015 ecotype Zavitan chromosome 6B, WEW_v2.0, whole genome shotgun sequence genome:
- the LOC119326015 gene encoding protein CANDIDATE G-PROTEIN COUPLED RECEPTOR 7-like — MRTSSMGTSVAVTVAFAVVLFLARATHAEIRTTLIVSDARPLILFEQFGFARGGKAALSIRRSAWNLRPGSRLAGVDPTLMGFVLISGAQFPKINNASQYAAVDPGGGSFCVLTSGYAVPMIRLSDVPPGGATSILSIDDPDEYAVVFNNCQEGAEVTMDVRTEMYNVRGGVPDGLRDYLPVGLQPLPNIYTVVSVVYFVFLAVWVWTCLRKRATAERIHVVMGALLLFKALKMACAAEDTWYVESTGTPHGWDVAFYVFGFFKGVLLFTVIVLIGTGWSFLKPYLQEREKNVLMIVIPLQVIENLVLVVIGETGPTGRDWVVWNHVFLLVDVICCCAVFFPIIWSIRGLREASKTDGKAARNLHKLTLFKRFYIVVVGYLYFTRIIVSAFLAVLNYKYQWGVNVAVEAASFAFYVFVFYNFHPVEKNPYLYVGDDEEESAGGQLEMDERAF; from the exons ATGCGCACCAGCTCCATGGGCACCTCGGTCGCGGTCACCGTCGCCTTCGCGGTCGTCCTCTTCCTTGCGCGGGCAACCCATGCCGAGATCAGGACAACGCTCATCGTGTCGGACGCGCGGCCACTGATCCTCTTCGAGCAGTTTGGCTTCGCGCGAGGCGGCAAGGCCGCCCTCTCCATACGCCGCTCGGCATGGAACCTCCGGCCGGGGTCACGCCTCGCCGGAGTCGACCCCACCCTCATGGGATTCGTCCTCATCTCGGGAGCCCAGTTCCCGAAGATCAACAACGCGTCCCAGTACGCCGCCGTCGACCCAGGAGGCGGCAGCTTTTGCGTACTCACGAGCGGGTACGCCGTCCCGATGATCCGGCTCAGCGACGTGCCGCCTGGAGGCGCCACCAGCATCCTGAGCATCGACGACCCCGATGAGTACGCGGTGGTGTTCAACAACTGCCAGGAGGGCGCGGAGGTGACCATGGACGTGCGCACCGAGATGTACAACGTGCGGGGCGGCGTCCCCGACGGGCTGAGGGACTACCTCCCCGTGGGGCTCCAGCCGCTGCCCAACATCTACACCGTGGTGTCGGTGGTGTACTTCGTGTTCCTGGCGGTGTGGGTGTGGACGTGCCTGCGGAAGCGCGCGACGGCGGAGCGGATCCACGTGGTGATGGGCGCGCTGCTGCTGTTCAAGGCGCTCAAGATGGCGTGCGCGGCGGAGGACACGTGGTACGTGGAGTCCACGGGCACGCCGCACGGCTGGGACGTCGCCTTCTACGTCTTCGGCTTCTTCAAGGGCGTCCTGCTCTTCACCGTCATCGTGCTCATCGGCACCGGCTGGTCCTTTCTCAAGCCCTACCTCCAG GAGCGGGAGAAGAACGTGCTGATGATCGTGATCCCGCTGCAAGTGATCGAGAACCTGGTGCTGGTGGTGATCGGGGAGACGGGGCCGACAGGGCGGGACTGGGTGGTGTGGAACCACGTGTTCCTGCTGGTGGACGTCATCTGCTGCTGCGCCGTCTTCTTCCCCATCATCTGGTCCATCCGGGGCCTGCGCGAGGCCTCCAAGACCGACGGCAAGGCGGCGCGCAACCTCCACAAGCTCACCCTCTTCAAGCGCTTCTACATCGTGGTCGTCGGCTACCTCTACTTCACCCGGATCATCGTCTCCGCCTTCCTCGCCGTGCTCAACTACAAGTACCAGTGGGGTGTCAACGTCGCCGTCGAGGCCGCCAGCTTCGCCTTCTATGTCTTCGTCTTCTACAACTTCCATCCGGTGGAGAAGAACCCGTACCTGTACGtcggcgacgacgaggaggagtctgCCGGTGGACAGCTCGAGATGGACGAGCGTGCTTTCTAA